The following are encoded in a window of Sinomonas cyclohexanicum genomic DNA:
- a CDS encoding ABC transporter substrate-binding protein, with amino-acid sequence MTFSAKLAAKGAAVLAVGALALTACTNASETGGGAKPSGSSSAASFDPSTVAKDDSLASQVPAAIKSSGTLRVGSDTSYAPAEFLGGADNHTAMGYDVDLAKAIGATLGLKTDVQTADFTGILPALGPKYDLGISSFTINKERLQAVNFVSYFNAGTSWAVQKGNPKKFSLDDVCGKTIGVQTGTVQEDPDLKDRNAKCTAAGKPAINIVSLKAQTDLNTRLVNGSLDAMAADSPIIGYAIQQTNGAVEKIGDTYDAAPQGIAVAKSDTALADLIQKVVTKLMADGTYKKILDTWNNSEGAITKSEVNPTPTS; translated from the coding sequence ATGACATTCTCCGCGAAGCTCGCGGCCAAGGGCGCTGCCGTCCTCGCCGTCGGTGCACTGGCCCTCACGGCCTGCACCAACGCCTCTGAGACCGGCGGCGGAGCGAAGCCCTCTGGCTCGTCCTCGGCGGCCTCGTTCGACCCGAGCACGGTGGCCAAGGACGATTCGCTCGCGTCGCAGGTCCCCGCCGCGATCAAGTCCAGCGGCACCCTCCGCGTGGGCTCCGACACGAGCTACGCCCCCGCCGAGTTCCTCGGCGGTGCCGACAACCACACGGCCATGGGCTACGACGTGGACCTCGCGAAGGCGATCGGCGCAACGCTTGGCCTCAAGACGGACGTCCAGACGGCGGATTTCACGGGCATCCTCCCCGCGCTCGGCCCCAAGTACGACCTCGGCATCAGCTCCTTCACGATCAACAAGGAGCGGCTCCAGGCAGTCAACTTCGTGAGCTACTTCAACGCCGGCACGTCGTGGGCGGTCCAGAAGGGCAACCCGAAGAAGTTCTCGCTCGATGACGTCTGCGGAAAGACGATCGGCGTCCAGACCGGCACGGTCCAGGAGGACCCGGACCTCAAGGACCGCAACGCGAAGTGCACCGCTGCCGGCAAGCCGGCCATCAACATCGTCTCGCTCAAGGCGCAGACGGACCTCAACACCCGCCTCGTGAACGGCAGCCTCGACGCGATGGCCGCGGACTCGCCGATCATCGGCTACGCGATCCAGCAGACCAACGGCGCCGTCGAGAAGATCGGCGACACGTACGACGCGGCGCCGCAGGGCATCGCGGTCGCCAAGAGCGACACCGCGCTGGCCGATCTCATCCAGAAGGTCGTGACCAAGCTCATGGCCGATGGCACCTACAAGAAGATCCTCGACACGTGGAACAACTCCGAGGGCGCCATCACCAAGTCTGAAGTCAACCCCACGCCTACCTCGTGA
- a CDS encoding amino acid ABC transporter permease, whose translation MTTHRTDTPEAVKGGAPELIKAVPVRHPWRWVGAAVILIIVALIIQSLATNPNFHWDTFALYVLDVNVVRGVGWTLLLTILSMVLAIALAVLLAFMRQSDNPIFRWSSWFWVWFFRGTPVYTQLIFWGLVSVLYPKLSVGVPFGPELFSFTTQDLLNAFWAAVLGLGLNESAYLAEIFRAGLKSVDRGQMEAAEALGMRRQKIMWRIILPQAMRVIVPPTGNETIGMLKTTSLVLAVPFTLDLTFVTNTLANRTYLPIPLLVVAAFWYLLVTSILMVGQHYIEKHYGKGVDNLVPAATVNPAAAKAAGAGLGPAGETMPGGPTVTGNDIEESGR comes from the coding sequence ATGACCACTCATCGAACGGACACCCCAGAAGCCGTCAAGGGCGGCGCGCCGGAACTGATCAAGGCGGTCCCGGTGCGCCACCCGTGGCGGTGGGTGGGTGCGGCCGTCATCCTCATCATCGTGGCCCTGATCATCCAGAGCCTGGCCACGAATCCGAACTTCCACTGGGACACGTTCGCCCTGTACGTCCTGGACGTGAACGTGGTCCGGGGCGTCGGCTGGACGCTGCTGCTGACCATCCTGTCGATGGTCCTGGCGATCGCCCTAGCGGTCCTGCTGGCCTTCATGCGGCAGTCGGACAACCCGATCTTCCGCTGGTCCTCGTGGTTCTGGGTCTGGTTCTTCCGCGGCACCCCCGTGTACACCCAGCTCATCTTCTGGGGCCTGGTCTCGGTGCTCTACCCCAAGCTCAGCGTCGGCGTCCCCTTCGGCCCCGAGCTGTTCTCCTTCACCACCCAGGACCTCCTCAACGCCTTCTGGGCCGCGGTGCTGGGCCTGGGCCTGAACGAGTCCGCGTACCTCGCCGAGATCTTCCGCGCCGGCCTGAAGTCCGTGGACCGGGGCCAGATGGAGGCCGCCGAGGCCCTGGGCATGCGCCGGCAGAAGATCATGTGGCGCATCATCCTGCCCCAGGCCATGCGCGTGATCGTCCCCCCGACCGGCAACGAGACGATCGGCATGCTCAAGACCACCTCCCTGGTCCTGGCGGTGCCCTTCACCCTCGACCTGACCTTCGTGACCAACACCCTCGCCAACCGCACGTACCTGCCCATCCCGCTGCTGGTCGTCGCCGCGTTCTGGTACCTGCTCGTCACCAGCATCCTCATGGTCGGCCAGCACTACATCGAGAAGCACTACGGCAAGGGCGTGGACAACCTCGTCCCAGCCGCGACGGTGAACCCGGCAGCGGCCAAGGCCGCAGGCGCGGGCCTCGGCCCGGCCGGGGAAACCATGCCCGGCGGCCCCACCGTCACCGGCAACGACATCGAGGAGAGCGGACGATGA
- a CDS encoding amino acid ABC transporter ATP-binding protein, with protein MSAPATQGTHHLAPGAKDLVRIEGVHKYFGQHHVLRGIDMTVKNGEVAVLIGPSGSGKSTLLRCINHLETISAGRISVDGELIGYREHGGKLHELTVKDIARQRRNIGMVFQRFNLFGHKTALENVIEAPTQVKGQSKATAKKRALELLDQVGLSDRANHYPAQLSGGQQQRVAIARALAMEPELMLFDEPTSALDPELVGDVLNVMKDLAKSGMTMIVVTHEIGFAREVGDTLTFMDGGVVVESGNPRDVIANPQHERTQAFLSKVL; from the coding sequence ATGAGCGCACCAGCCACCCAGGGCACCCATCACCTCGCCCCCGGCGCCAAGGACCTGGTCAGGATCGAGGGCGTGCACAAGTACTTCGGCCAGCACCACGTGCTCCGGGGCATCGACATGACCGTCAAGAACGGTGAGGTCGCCGTGCTGATCGGCCCCTCCGGGTCCGGCAAGTCGACCCTCCTGCGCTGCATCAACCACCTCGAAACGATCAGTGCAGGGCGCATCAGCGTCGACGGGGAGCTCATCGGCTACCGCGAGCACGGCGGCAAGCTCCACGAGCTCACCGTCAAGGACATCGCCCGCCAGCGCCGCAACATCGGCATGGTGTTCCAGCGGTTCAACCTCTTCGGCCACAAGACCGCCCTGGAGAACGTCATCGAGGCACCCACCCAGGTCAAGGGCCAGAGCAAGGCCACCGCGAAGAAGCGGGCGCTGGAGCTCCTCGACCAGGTCGGGCTGTCCGACCGGGCCAACCACTACCCGGCCCAGCTGTCCGGCGGCCAGCAGCAGCGTGTGGCCATCGCCCGGGCACTGGCGATGGAGCCCGAGCTCATGCTCTTCGACGAGCCCACCTCTGCCCTGGACCCCGAGCTCGTCGGCGACGTCCTCAACGTCATGAAGGATCTCGCCAAGTCCGGCATGACCATGATCGTGGTCACCCACGAGATCGGATTCGCCCGCGAGGTCGGCGACACGCTCACGTTCATGGACGGCGGCGTCGTCGTCGAATCGGGCAACCCGCGGGACGTCATCGCCAACCCCCAGCACGAGCGCACCCAGGCCTTCCTCAGCAAGGTCCTCTGA
- the menD gene encoding 2-succinyl-5-enolpyruvyl-6-hydroxy-3-cyclohexene-1-carboxylic-acid synthase has protein sequence MSPLSSLDAAREAVNELLAGGVRCVVVCPGSRSAPLAYALAEAEGRGHLELAVRIDERAGGFTALGAALSSGRPTAVVTTSGSAVGNLVPAVMEANHAEVPLVVLSADRPEELHGTGANQTTDQFDLFGDHVRFAASVQAGASPSSSVRTALSAATGALEGVPAGPVQLNLCFREPLAPDDGWEPPLGGWDAPPVQPYAYRRPPVGALGGLPPRRTVVLAGHGAGPLAEAFAAAHGLPLLAEPSSNARFGGHAVGPYRLLLDASPGDRIERVVLFGRPTLSRPVTRLLAREGVQTALYHARPAAWFREGKRRERLIEDLDVLSDFAGRGAEGWLDAWLLAGAAAQEAVDRTLAGTGTLTGPRLAQLVWENARGQLMLGSSNGIRDVDLAAPPAPQPGARVFANRGLSGIDGTVSTASGLWLGRRVETTVFLGDVTLLHDAGGLLLGEGEAEPELRVVVLNDAGGAIFGLLEHGRVGGEPGHPGAAVAVERLFGTPHRADLRALAAAYGVRHTLVRTTAEAADALSAPRRAGREIIEARVDRSGLRALHERIKAAVADSLAPQDRLGYN, from the coding sequence GTGAGTCCCCTGAGTTCCCTCGATGCCGCCCGCGAAGCAGTCAACGAGCTGCTCGCGGGCGGCGTCCGCTGTGTCGTCGTGTGCCCCGGGTCCCGCAGTGCGCCGCTCGCGTATGCGCTCGCCGAGGCCGAGGGCCGCGGCCACCTCGAGCTCGCGGTCAGGATCGACGAGCGGGCGGGCGGCTTCACGGCGCTCGGCGCGGCGCTCTCCTCCGGGCGCCCGACGGCGGTCGTCACCACGAGCGGCTCGGCGGTCGGGAACCTCGTGCCCGCCGTGATGGAGGCGAACCATGCGGAGGTCCCGCTCGTCGTGCTCTCGGCGGACCGGCCCGAGGAACTCCACGGCACGGGGGCGAACCAGACGACGGACCAGTTCGACCTCTTCGGTGACCACGTGCGGTTCGCGGCGAGCGTCCAGGCGGGCGCGTCGCCGTCGTCCTCCGTCCGCACGGCCCTCTCCGCGGCGACCGGCGCTCTCGAGGGCGTGCCCGCGGGGCCCGTCCAGCTGAACCTGTGCTTCCGCGAGCCGCTCGCGCCCGACGACGGGTGGGAGCCGCCGCTGGGCGGCTGGGACGCGCCGCCCGTGCAGCCGTACGCATACCGCCGTCCGCCGGTGGGAGCGCTGGGCGGACTGCCCCCGCGCCGCACCGTGGTCCTCGCGGGACACGGCGCGGGCCCGCTCGCGGAGGCGTTCGCCGCCGCGCACGGCCTGCCGCTGCTCGCGGAGCCGAGTTCAAATGCCCGGTTCGGAGGCCACGCGGTGGGCCCGTACCGGCTCCTGCTCGACGCCTCGCCGGGGGACCGGATCGAGCGGGTGGTCCTGTTCGGGCGGCCCACGCTGTCCCGCCCGGTCACGAGGCTGCTGGCCCGCGAGGGCGTCCAGACCGCGCTGTACCACGCGCGTCCGGCGGCCTGGTTCCGTGAGGGCAAGCGGCGCGAGCGGCTCATCGAGGACCTCGACGTGCTCTCCGACTTCGCCGGGCGGGGCGCCGAGGGCTGGCTCGACGCGTGGCTCCTCGCCGGTGCCGCCGCCCAGGAGGCCGTGGACCGGACGCTCGCCGGCACCGGGACCCTCACCGGGCCGCGGCTCGCGCAGCTCGTGTGGGAGAACGCCCGCGGGCAGCTCATGCTGGGCTCCTCGAACGGCATCCGGGACGTGGACCTCGCGGCACCCCCCGCTCCGCAGCCCGGCGCGCGCGTCTTCGCCAACCGCGGCCTGTCGGGGATCGATGGCACCGTCTCCACGGCCAGCGGCCTGTGGCTCGGCCGCCGGGTCGAGACCACCGTGTTCCTCGGTGACGTGACCCTCCTGCACGACGCCGGCGGGCTCCTCCTCGGCGAGGGGGAAGCGGAACCCGAGCTGCGCGTCGTCGTGCTCAACGACGCCGGCGGGGCGATCTTCGGCCTCCTCGAGCACGGCCGCGTGGGCGGCGAACCAGGGCACCCGGGCGCGGCGGTCGCCGTCGAGCGCCTCTTCGGCACCCCGCACCGCGCCGACCTGCGCGCGCTCGCCGCGGCGTACGGGGTGCGGCACACGCTCGTGCGCACGACGGCGGAGGCCGCCGACGCGCTCTCGGCCCCACGGCGGGCGGGGCGCGAGATCATCGAGGCCAGGGTGGACCGCAGCGGGCTGCGCGCGCTGCACGAGCGGATCAAGGCGGCGGTGGCGGATTCCCTCGCCCCGCAGGACCGGCTCGGGTACAACTGA
- a CDS encoding MGH1-like glycoside hydrolase domain-containing protein, translated as MTPPTPSTAEHRRLAESPGATDPWRLWGPYVSGRQWGTVREDYSADGNAWDFFPFDHAHRRAYRWGEDGIAGLCDRFGFLNLGVALWNGKDDRLKERYFGLTNGEGNHGEDVKEHWWQLDATPTHSWARSLYRYPQAAYPYEDLVHTNGTLPRTAEEYELSDTGILAENRFFDIETVHAKASPDDVCVTVTATNHGPDPAPLDLLVQLWFRNTWAWGRDDRVPTIRRLRAPELSPGGVVAVEANHGFLGRYILAADSGGPLGAPEALFCDNEGNNAALFDGGENRSPHPKDAVDAAVVRGDRSLLNPAETGTKAALRWHADAVAPGASVAVRLRLTGDMLPADPFGDGFSDVLADREREADEFYAAVIPERTTAADAFVARRAFAGLLWGKQHYRYSVREWLEGDPASPPPPAQRRGPSGRNTSWRNVALADVISMPDEWEYPWFASWDLAFHCVALAHVDADFAKEQLVLLCREWAMHPDGQLPAYEWAFGDVNPPVHAWAAWQVYQLDGARDTDFLMRVFAKLLLNFSWWVNRKDADGSNLFEGGFLGMDNIGLFDRSKDLPAGHRLEQSDATSWMGFYCLTMMRIALELAREDRVWDDLATKFLEHFLGIAEAMDTFGSSGVSLWDENDGFFYDVLLASDGSQQLLPVRSMVGLLPLLAVAVAPGAGTDAAPDFVQALHWLQRHRPDETDALIRAGDGGATLAILHGDRLERVLARVFDEGEFLSPYGLRSVSAAYREPLTVQVAGQPMSIAYLPGESDSGLFGGNSNWRGPVWFPVNVLVADALSVYAQGSGAGLMVELPTGSGRRIPLADAARELEDRLVRLFRPVAGTDGSGRRPGTPRHHPSGPLWDAHPTFSEYFHGDTGVGLGASHQTGWTAMVAHLICRR; from the coding sequence ATGACGCCGCCCACGCCGTCCACCGCCGAGCACCGCCGCCTCGCCGAGTCCCCCGGCGCCACCGACCCGTGGCGCCTCTGGGGGCCCTACGTCTCCGGCCGGCAGTGGGGCACCGTCCGCGAGGACTACTCCGCCGACGGCAACGCCTGGGACTTCTTCCCGTTCGACCACGCCCACCGCCGCGCCTACCGATGGGGGGAGGACGGGATCGCGGGCCTATGTGACCGGTTTGGGTTCCTCAACCTCGGCGTGGCGCTGTGGAACGGGAAGGATGACCGGCTCAAGGAGCGCTACTTCGGCCTCACCAACGGGGAAGGGAACCACGGCGAGGACGTCAAGGAGCACTGGTGGCAGCTCGACGCGACGCCCACCCACTCCTGGGCGAGGTCCCTGTACCGCTACCCCCAGGCCGCGTACCCATACGAGGACCTCGTGCACACCAACGGCACCCTGCCCCGCACCGCCGAGGAGTACGAGCTCTCCGACACCGGCATCCTCGCGGAGAACCGCTTCTTCGACATCGAGACCGTGCACGCGAAGGCCTCCCCCGACGACGTCTGCGTGACCGTCACCGCCACGAACCACGGGCCCGACCCGGCCCCGCTGGACCTCCTCGTCCAGCTGTGGTTCCGCAACACGTGGGCGTGGGGGCGCGACGACCGGGTCCCCACGATCCGCCGGCTCCGGGCGCCGGAGCTCTCCCCCGGCGGCGTCGTGGCCGTCGAGGCGAACCACGGGTTCCTGGGCCGCTACATCCTCGCCGCGGACTCGGGCGGGCCGCTGGGCGCGCCCGAGGCACTGTTCTGCGACAACGAGGGCAACAATGCCGCCCTCTTCGACGGTGGCGAGAACCGCTCGCCGCACCCGAAGGACGCGGTGGACGCCGCCGTCGTGCGCGGTGACCGCTCGCTGCTCAACCCGGCCGAGACCGGGACAAAGGCGGCACTGCGGTGGCACGCGGACGCGGTTGCGCCCGGCGCGAGCGTGGCCGTCCGGCTGCGGCTCACCGGGGACATGCTGCCTGCGGACCCGTTCGGCGACGGGTTCAGCGACGTCCTCGCCGACCGCGAGCGCGAGGCGGACGAGTTCTACGCCGCCGTCATCCCAGAACGCACGACGGCGGCCGACGCCTTCGTGGCGCGGCGCGCCTTCGCGGGGCTGCTGTGGGGGAAGCAGCACTACCGGTACTCCGTGCGGGAGTGGCTCGAGGGCGATCCCGCCTCTCCCCCACCGCCCGCCCAGCGGCGCGGCCCGAGCGGCCGCAACACGTCGTGGCGCAACGTGGCCCTCGCGGACGTGATCAGCATGCCGGACGAATGGGAGTACCCGTGGTTCGCCTCGTGGGACCTCGCGTTCCACTGCGTCGCCCTGGCCCATGTCGACGCGGACTTCGCGAAGGAGCAGCTCGTGCTGCTCTGCCGCGAGTGGGCCATGCACCCGGACGGGCAGCTGCCCGCGTACGAGTGGGCCTTCGGGGACGTCAACCCTCCCGTGCATGCGTGGGCCGCGTGGCAGGTGTACCAGCTCGACGGCGCCCGGGACACGGACTTCCTCATGCGGGTCTTCGCGAAGCTCCTGCTCAACTTCTCATGGTGGGTGAACCGCAAGGACGCGGACGGGTCCAACCTGTTCGAGGGCGGCTTCCTCGGGATGGACAACATCGGGCTCTTCGACCGGTCGAAGGACCTGCCCGCGGGGCACCGGCTGGAGCAGTCGGACGCGACGAGCTGGATGGGGTTCTACTGCCTCACCATGATGCGGATCGCGCTCGAGCTTGCCCGCGAGGACCGTGTGTGGGACGACCTCGCGACCAAGTTCCTCGAGCACTTCCTCGGCATCGCGGAGGCCATGGACACCTTCGGCAGCTCCGGGGTGTCCCTGTGGGACGAGAACGATGGCTTCTTCTACGACGTGCTGCTCGCCTCCGACGGGTCACAGCAGCTGCTGCCGGTGCGTTCCATGGTGGGTCTCCTGCCGCTCCTCGCCGTGGCGGTGGCCCCGGGGGCGGGCACGGACGCCGCGCCGGACTTCGTGCAGGCCCTGCACTGGCTGCAGCGGCACCGGCCGGACGAGACGGACGCCCTCATCCGCGCCGGGGACGGCGGGGCGACCCTCGCGATCCTCCACGGCGACCGGCTCGAGCGGGTGCTGGCCCGGGTGTTCGACGAGGGCGAGTTCCTCTCGCCCTATGGGCTGCGGTCCGTCTCGGCCGCGTACCGCGAGCCGCTGACAGTGCAGGTCGCGGGACAGCCGATGTCCATCGCGTACCTTCCCGGCGAGTCCGACTCGGGCCTCTTCGGCGGGAACTCGAACTGGCGCGGGCCGGTGTGGTTCCCCGTGAACGTGCTCGTCGCGGACGCGCTCTCGGTCTACGCCCAGGGCTCCGGTGCCGGGCTCATGGTTGAGCTGCCCACGGGTTCGGGCCGGCGGATCCCGCTGGCGGACGCAGCCCGCGAGCTCGAGGATCGGCTCGTGCGGCTGTTCCGGCCCGTTGCCGGGACGGACGGAAGCGGCCGCCGTCCGGGCACGCCGCGGCACCATCCGTCCGGACCGCTGTGGGACGCGCATCCCACGTTCAGCGAGTACTTCCACGGGGACACGGGCGTCGGGCTCGGGGCCTCGCACCAGACCGGCTGGACGGCCATGGTGGCGCACCTCATCTGCCGCCGCTGA
- a CDS encoding o-succinylbenzoate synthase produces MSTAPTPALPDLSELEASIAVVRLPMTVRFRGVTEREALLLRGPAGWGEFSPFLEYDDAEASRWLASGIEAAWEGFPEPVRARVPVNATVPAVPAGQVRDVLAAFGPVQAVKVKVAERGQSLADDVARVAAVRDALPEADLRVDANAGWSVAEAVEALSRLGEFSLEYAEQPVPGINGLAEVRALLEARGTPVRIAADEAVRKADDPLRVARARAADLIIVKAAPLGGVRRALEIVREAGLPAVVSSALDTSVGLAAGVALAAALPSLPHACGLGTGALFAHDVVRPPLVPDGGSLPADSLMERATPDPELLERFAAPADRRQWWLERLRRCHAVLAGAARHS; encoded by the coding sequence ATGAGCACTGCCCCGACCCCTGCGCTGCCGGACCTCTCCGAGCTCGAGGCGAGCATCGCCGTCGTGCGCCTGCCGATGACCGTGAGGTTCCGCGGCGTGACCGAGCGGGAGGCGCTGCTGCTGCGCGGCCCGGCCGGGTGGGGCGAGTTCTCGCCGTTCCTCGAGTACGACGACGCCGAGGCCTCGCGCTGGCTCGCGTCCGGGATCGAGGCCGCATGGGAGGGGTTCCCCGAGCCCGTGCGCGCGCGGGTGCCCGTGAACGCGACGGTCCCGGCGGTTCCGGCGGGCCAGGTGCGTGATGTGCTCGCGGCGTTCGGGCCCGTGCAGGCCGTGAAGGTCAAGGTCGCGGAGCGCGGCCAGTCGCTCGCGGACGACGTCGCGCGCGTCGCCGCCGTGCGCGACGCCCTCCCCGAGGCGGACCTGCGGGTCGACGCGAACGCGGGGTGGAGCGTGGCCGAGGCCGTCGAGGCCCTCAGCAGGCTCGGCGAGTTCAGCCTCGAGTACGCCGAGCAGCCGGTGCCCGGGATCAACGGGCTCGCCGAGGTCAGGGCGCTGCTCGAGGCCCGCGGCACGCCCGTGCGGATCGCCGCCGACGAGGCCGTCCGCAAGGCCGACGACCCCCTCCGAGTGGCCCGTGCCCGCGCCGCGGACCTCATCATCGTCAAGGCCGCGCCGCTCGGCGGGGTCCGGCGTGCGCTCGAGATCGTGCGGGAGGCGGGGCTGCCCGCCGTCGTGAGCTCGGCGCTGGACACGTCGGTGGGGCTCGCCGCGGGCGTCGCACTCGCGGCCGCGCTCCCGTCGCTGCCCCACGCGTGCGGTCTGGGTACCGGCGCGCTGTTCGCGCACGACGTCGTGCGCCCGCCCCTCGTGCCGGACGGCGGCTCCCTGCCGGCGGACTCCCTCATGGAGCGTGCGACCCCGGATCCCGAGCTGCTCGAGCGGTTCGCAGCGCCGGCCGACCGGCGCCAGTGGTGGCTCGAGCGGCTCCGCCGCTGCCACGCCGTCCTCGCCGGCGCCGCCCGCCACTCCTGA
- a CDS encoding M50 family metallopeptidase — protein MVQQWWQTFVDAFVQGFSRTGSLVVPPWELALVLGTAAALCVVPLLWRFFGRFVTIVHELGHAFAGLATGMRVTGITLRLDQGGTTHGVGRGRAVWFGFWGYPSPAVVGAALVWASAAGWGRAALSVSVVLLALVFLFIRNLAGVLILVGALATVVAVVVAVPPDVQGHLTLAVGLALVLGAARDWWNVVTVHTGRRHELGSSDAYILARKTGVPSAVWLVAFAAVIALAGVASWAALAGAVLTVGA, from the coding sequence GTGGTGCAGCAGTGGTGGCAGACGTTCGTCGACGCGTTCGTGCAGGGGTTCTCCCGCACGGGCTCCCTCGTGGTGCCGCCGTGGGAGCTCGCGCTCGTGCTCGGCACCGCCGCGGCCCTGTGTGTGGTGCCGCTGCTATGGCGGTTCTTCGGGAGGTTCGTCACGATCGTGCACGAGCTCGGGCACGCGTTCGCTGGCCTGGCCACGGGCATGCGGGTCACCGGCATCACCCTGCGCCTGGACCAGGGCGGCACCACCCACGGTGTGGGCCGCGGCCGCGCGGTGTGGTTCGGGTTCTGGGGCTACCCTTCGCCGGCGGTGGTCGGTGCGGCGCTCGTGTGGGCGTCCGCGGCGGGCTGGGGACGGGCCGCGCTCTCCGTGTCCGTGGTGCTGTTGGCACTGGTGTTCCTGTTTATCCGCAATCTCGCGGGCGTGCTGATCCTCGTCGGCGCGCTGGCCACGGTGGTGGCAGTGGTGGTGGCCGTCCCGCCGGACGTCCAGGGCCATCTCACGCTCGCCGTGGGCCTCGCGCTCGTGCTCGGGGCGGCCCGCGACTGGTGGAACGTCGTGACCGTCCACACCGGCCGGCGACACGAGCTCGGCAGCTCGGACGCATACATCCTGGCCCGCAAGACCGGTGTGCCCTCGGCGGTGTGGCTCGTCGCGTTCGCGGCCGTCATCGCGCTTGCGGGGGTCGCCTCGTGGGCCGCGCTCGCCGGCGCCGTGCTTACAGTGGGCGCATGA
- a CDS encoding LacI family DNA-binding transcriptional regulator, producing MTRKATALDVARRAGVSRSAVSLVLNGRGDGNVAKEAQERILAAAAELSYTPNTIARSLRDQRSHVIGVVSDQAVTSPFDGEIIAGADAVARSRGFVTLATDTEQDAVRDLDAVRTLLDRQVDGLIYVTVGLHELHVPDGMLSVPSALANCYASADSPGAAAALPSIQPDEVAGGRDAAAHLIALGHRRIAFLGGEYSSPAVALRETGFRAAMAGAGLPVREDWVIEAGWDIAPGYRAASALLSAPAGERPTALLAGNDRAAIGVVLAAAHLGLEVPRDLSVMGYDDERRVAEVMVPPLSTVALPLRRIGEESMRAVLDALDSGTSSAPRTTPGGGSAARPAVPLLVPCRLVERESTGPVPAR from the coding sequence ATGACCCGCAAGGCCACAGCCCTCGACGTCGCGCGCCGCGCCGGCGTGTCCCGCAGCGCCGTCTCGCTCGTGCTCAACGGGCGCGGAGACGGCAATGTGGCCAAGGAGGCGCAGGAGCGGATCCTCGCGGCCGCCGCGGAACTGAGCTACACGCCCAACACGATCGCGCGGAGCCTGCGGGACCAGCGCTCGCACGTCATCGGAGTCGTCTCCGACCAGGCGGTCACGAGCCCGTTCGACGGCGAGATCATCGCCGGCGCGGACGCCGTGGCCCGCAGCCGTGGCTTCGTGACGCTCGCGACCGACACCGAGCAGGACGCCGTTCGCGACCTCGACGCCGTGCGCACCCTGCTGGACCGCCAGGTCGACGGGCTCATCTACGTCACCGTGGGCCTGCACGAGCTGCATGTCCCGGACGGCATGCTCAGCGTCCCGTCGGCCCTCGCGAACTGCTACGCCTCGGCCGACTCCCCCGGCGCCGCCGCGGCCCTCCCCTCGATCCAGCCCGACGAGGTGGCCGGCGGGCGCGATGCTGCGGCCCACCTCATCGCGCTCGGCCACCGCCGCATCGCGTTCCTGGGCGGCGAGTACTCGTCCCCGGCGGTCGCGCTGCGCGAGACCGGGTTCCGGGCGGCAATGGCCGGGGCAGGCCTGCCGGTGCGCGAGGATTGGGTCATCGAGGCCGGGTGGGACATCGCGCCCGGGTACCGCGCGGCGTCGGCCCTGCTCTCGGCCCCCGCCGGCGAGCGCCCCACCGCCCTCCTCGCCGGCAACGACCGTGCCGCGATCGGCGTGGTCCTCGCCGCGGCGCATCTCGGGCTCGAGGTCCCCCGCGACCTCTCGGTCATGGGCTACGACGACGAGCGCCGTGTCGCCGAGGTCATGGTCCCGCCGCTGAGCACGGTCGCGCTGCCCCTGCGGCGCATCGGCGAGGAGTCGATGCGCGCCGTCCTCGACGCGCTCGACTCCGGCACCTCCTCCGCGCCGCGGACGACGCCGGGCGGCGGCTCGGCCGCGCGGCCGGCGGTGCCGCTGCTGGTCCCCTGCCGGCTCGTGGAGCGCGAGTCGACTGGCCCCGTCCCCGCCCGTTGA